In one window of Streptomyces griseus subsp. griseus DNA:
- a CDS encoding bifunctional glycosyltransferase family 2 protein/CDP-glycerol:glycerophosphate glycerophosphotransferase: MPRFTVIVPAFRVQAYLHACLDSVLSQSFKDFEVVVVDDCSPDACGPIADEYARRDPRFTALHLPANSGLGPARNAGMERATGDYLIFLDGDDTLLPEALRTIADRLGATGDPDVLMYDYARTYWSGRSVRNVLADRLDERGPASFRLADRPELLHLLMVVWNKAYRRAFVEAEGFTFPPGYYEDTPWTYPVLMSAGSIAVLDAVCVSYRQRRRGNILSTTSEKHFDIFEQYDRVFAFLDARPELSVWRPVLFRRMLDHFCAVYASRDRLPHPRRAAFFRRASASCRRYATPGAPVPRRALLRHGLLHLGARRTYRALAAGRRIGDGLRRGVAALRRVVRGAALQAHYRVQLRLPLRPRDAVFAACGGGGYAGSPAAIEAKARELVPGLRTGWICRPLDAPTLPPATRALTPGSFAYWSALARSTYLVNDTAFDRRLVKRRGQVLLQTHRGTPLKTIGTDLLDRPAAARSTDFEQLLRDVDKWDFALSANPHSTLVRERAYPSAYTTLEHGSPRTDVYHRADPADVARLRETLGIPAGATALLHAPTHRDYRRVQRPTLDLERLVRVLGPQFVILERAPHGHQRGGDRTRTTAHPRIIDVTGHPSPEALALASDALITDYSSLMFDYANLDRPVVLHLDDIEAYEAARGTYFDITAFPPGVVARSQDDLFDIFATDHWRGSRSAQLRAAFRARFCPYDDGNAAERVVRRVFLGETDGLPLPVPPSARRAAVPAQQHPAGARAAQG, encoded by the coding sequence GTGCCCCGGTTCACTGTCATCGTGCCCGCATTCCGGGTCCAGGCGTATCTGCACGCGTGTCTGGATTCCGTGCTGAGCCAGTCCTTCAAGGACTTCGAGGTCGTCGTGGTCGACGACTGCTCCCCGGACGCCTGCGGCCCGATCGCCGACGAGTACGCCCGCCGGGACCCCCGCTTCACCGCGCTCCACCTCCCCGCCAACTCCGGCCTGGGGCCCGCCCGTAACGCCGGGATGGAGCGGGCCACCGGCGACTACCTGATCTTTCTGGACGGCGACGACACCCTCCTCCCCGAGGCGCTGCGGACCATCGCCGACCGGCTCGGGGCGACCGGCGACCCCGACGTCCTGATGTACGACTACGCGCGGACGTACTGGTCGGGCCGGAGCGTACGCAACGTCCTCGCGGACCGCCTCGACGAGCGCGGCCCCGCCTCCTTCCGGCTGGCCGACCGCCCCGAGCTGCTCCACCTCCTCATGGTCGTCTGGAACAAGGCGTACCGCCGTGCGTTCGTCGAGGCCGAGGGGTTCACCTTCCCGCCCGGCTACTACGAGGACACCCCCTGGACCTATCCGGTGCTGATGTCGGCCGGGTCGATCGCGGTCCTGGACGCGGTCTGCGTCTCCTACCGGCAGCGGCGGCGCGGCAACATCCTCTCCACCACCAGCGAGAAGCACTTCGACATCTTCGAGCAGTACGACCGGGTCTTCGCGTTCCTCGACGCGCGCCCCGAACTCTCCGTGTGGCGACCCGTGTTGTTCCGCCGGATGCTGGACCACTTCTGCGCCGTGTACGCCTCCCGGGACCGGCTCCCCCACCCCCGCCGCGCCGCCTTCTTCCGCCGGGCCTCCGCCTCCTGCCGCCGCTACGCCACCCCCGGTGCCCCGGTCCCCCGCCGCGCCCTGCTCCGCCACGGGCTGCTGCACCTGGGCGCCCGCCGCACCTACCGGGCCCTGGCGGCGGGCCGGCGGATCGGCGACGGGCTGCGGCGGGGCGTCGCCGCCCTGCGCCGGGTGGTGCGGGGCGCGGCGCTCCAGGCGCACTACCGGGTCCAGCTGCGGCTGCCGCTGCGCCCCCGGGACGCGGTGTTCGCCGCCTGCGGGGGCGGAGGGTACGCGGGCAGCCCGGCCGCGATCGAGGCGAAGGCGCGCGAGCTGGTCCCGGGGCTGCGGACCGGGTGGATCTGCCGCCCCCTCGACGCCCCCACCCTGCCGCCCGCCACCCGCGCCCTGACGCCGGGCTCCTTCGCGTACTGGAGCGCCCTCGCCCGCTCCACCTACCTCGTGAACGACACCGCCTTCGACCGGCGGCTGGTGAAGCGGCGCGGCCAAGTCCTCCTCCAGACCCACCGCGGCACCCCCCTCAAGACCATCGGCACCGACCTCCTGGACCGCCCGGCCGCCGCCCGGTCCACCGACTTCGAGCAGCTGCTGCGCGACGTCGACAAGTGGGACTTCGCGCTCTCCGCCAACCCGCACTCCACGCTCGTACGGGAGCGGGCCTACCCGTCCGCGTACACGACGCTCGAACATGGCTCCCCGCGCACCGACGTCTACCACCGCGCCGACCCCGCCGACGTGGCCCGGCTCCGCGAGACGCTCGGCATCCCGGCGGGCGCCACGGCCCTCCTGCACGCCCCCACGCACCGCGACTACCGGCGCGTCCAGCGGCCCACGCTGGATCTGGAGCGGCTGGTCCGGGTGCTGGGACCGCAGTTCGTGATCCTGGAACGCGCACCTCATGGCCACCAGCGCGGTGGCGACCGTACGCGTACGACGGCGCATCCCCGGATCATCGACGTCACCGGGCATCCCTCGCCGGAGGCGCTGGCGCTCGCCTCGGACGCGCTGATCACGGACTACTCGTCGCTGATGTTCGACTACGCCAACCTGGACCGTCCGGTGGTCCTGCATCTGGACGACATCGAGGCGTACGAGGCGGCCCGGGGGACCTACTTCGACATCACGGCGTTCCCGCCCGGCGTCGTCGCGCGCAGCCAGGACGACCTGTTCGACATCTTCGCCACCGACCACTGGCGGGGCTCGCGCTCGGCGCAGCTGCGGGCGGCGTTCCGCGCCCGGTTCTGTCCGTACGACGACGGGAACGCGGCCGAGCGGGTGGTGCGGCGGGTCTTCCTCGGCGAGACGGACGGGCTGCCGCTGCCCGTGCCGCCTTCGGCCCGGCGGGCGGCCGTCCCGGCGCAGCAGCATCCGGCGGGGGCCCGGGCCGCGCAGGGCTGA
- a CDS encoding glycosyltransferase yields the protein MSRDIFIVSNSTDELGGVTAWMHQTARLFTEQGHRVHTVGIHASDRKMALPARPGHPVTALYPAHPPTPWAPQGIRDRFRIPTRRREAARAAAKRRAVEHLSELFATARPGAVVVVTQVWAMEWVGEADTTGLRTIGMSHESYDYSRASHRYRWIRNHYKDIDHWLVLTEEDADRWAGDGFDNVGFLPNALALLPLVPSPRTARTVASIGRLTDQKGIDLLLDTWALVAPQRPDWRLRVYGTGEDEAALRERCTGLGLDGSVEWMGRTDDVEGALADASVFVQSSRGEGFPLALLEAMASGVPCAAFDCAPGVREIVRDGEDGLLAPAGDTAALADRLLRLTGNPRLRDALGDRARSGVQRFSEREVARRWEELFAFLER from the coding sequence ATGAGCCGTGACATCTTCATCGTCTCCAACAGCACCGACGAACTCGGCGGTGTCACCGCCTGGATGCACCAGACCGCCCGCCTCTTCACCGAGCAGGGCCACCGCGTCCACACCGTCGGCATCCACGCCTCCGACCGGAAGATGGCCCTGCCCGCCCGGCCCGGCCACCCCGTCACCGCCCTCTACCCGGCCCACCCGCCGACCCCCTGGGCCCCCCAGGGCATCCGCGACCGCTTCCGCATCCCCACCCGGCGCCGGGAGGCGGCCCGGGCCGCGGCGAAGCGGCGGGCGGTCGAGCACCTCTCCGAACTCTTCGCCACCGCACGGCCCGGCGCGGTCGTCGTCGTCACCCAGGTCTGGGCGATGGAGTGGGTGGGGGAGGCCGACACCACCGGGCTGCGGACCATCGGGATGAGTCACGAGTCCTACGACTACTCCCGCGCGAGTCACCGCTACCGCTGGATCAGGAACCACTACAAGGACATCGACCACTGGCTCGTCCTCACCGAGGAGGACGCCGACCGGTGGGCGGGCGACGGCTTCGACAACGTCGGCTTCCTCCCCAACGCCCTCGCCCTCCTGCCCCTCGTGCCCTCGCCGCGCACCGCGAGGACCGTGGCGAGCATCGGCCGTCTCACCGACCAGAAGGGCATCGACCTGCTCCTCGACACCTGGGCCCTGGTCGCCCCGCAGCGCCCCGACTGGCGGCTGCGTGTGTACGGGACGGGCGAGGACGAGGCCGCGCTGAGGGAGCGGTGCACCGGGCTGGGCCTGGACGGGTCCGTGGAGTGGATGGGCCGCACGGACGACGTGGAGGGGGCCCTCGCGGACGCCTCCGTCTTCGTCCAGTCCTCCCGGGGCGAGGGCTTCCCGCTCGCCCTCCTGGAGGCGATGGCGAGCGGGGTTCCGTGTGCCGCGTTCGACTGCGCCCCCGGGGTCCGCGAGATCGTCCGGGACGGCGAGGACGGGCTCCTCGCCCCCGCCGGGGACACCGCCGCCCTCGCCGACCGGCTCCTCCGGCTGACCGGCAACCCCCGGCTGCGCGACGCGCTGGGCGACCGGGCCCGGTCCGGGGTCCAGCGGTTCTCCGAGCGGGAGGTGGCGCGGCGCTGGGAGGAGCTGTTCGCGTTCCTGGAGCGGTGA
- a CDS encoding CDP-glycerol glycerophosphotransferase family protein: MTDFSCVITGGGESGEGPGDADALRASVASVLGQSLRGSEAVVVLASGTDAILRTAARTLADSAPDRVRLIHADPAVRTTGALRNAGLDAAAGRYVLVLTPGERLHRHACRNLWQAGERSRADLVAGRWSRAVGEGGKEQEPPWQDELYARSRTVPRFTDAPQLVVRDALVTGFCLRREAARRHGLRYEEDLAHGEILFGPLAAAAVGRITLVRRLIVTGRAVPDRARDLTALVEAHRRVANTLDAQGLPALSEERERAFVRDHLVPLARAFPRLPAARRTRTAATAARVLTAPVPDGLPPLERVAATLLARGDAEGVLTAAYALSRPATVCAPVVGGEDGRVEWDDRCPVDVSELGHRYRVFGEARLMNRLTRCTAEEGRLLLEGRLVLPPHGAPDTPFTATLEFRARGGARAVAFPVDDVCRDGNGITWGARADVTRLLRPVGIRDTAWDARLIVAAGGVRSVSDLFGPQDVVGGAVRFAARPRLGRLAGDTWEPYITLKDHLALRLTARRSPARTAHRLVRYATHFRPARQARLLTRALRRRLDRYRSRSFKATAYNAWLTRLPVRRGSVVFESHMGRCYGDSPRALHEEIRRQGLRLRSTWSYDTSPDGFPADARLVRRWSWRYLWALARAEFWVDNQGFPQHLRKPARTTYLQTWHGSAYKRMGFDETRVRLQNAPQRERLQQAVHRFDHFLVRSEHDVNTLARAYRLPEERLLRTGYPRNDALAAERTRAESEGRLPRPPLAGALGLDDHKKVVLYAPTFRGGPAAGGKQTRRRLLLDVREFAERFGDTHTLLVRAHYLEAARLPVCPPGTVIDVSRHHDVSEILALADVLVTDYSSIMFDFALLDRPVVLYAPDLDTYAAERGSYFDLRERAPGPVTATQEELFAEIAELKKSDIRHASHRAAFAAEFGAYDRGDAARQVVAAVFARQGASRTTDHHHRPGAGR; this comes from the coding sequence ATGACCGACTTCAGCTGTGTGATCACCGGCGGCGGGGAGAGCGGCGAAGGCCCGGGCGACGCCGACGCCCTGCGCGCCTCCGTCGCCTCCGTCCTCGGCCAGTCGCTGCGCGGCTCCGAGGCCGTCGTCGTCCTCGCCTCCGGCACCGACGCGATCCTCCGCACCGCCGCCCGTACCCTCGCCGACTCCGCCCCCGACCGGGTCCGTCTGATCCACGCCGACCCGGCCGTCCGCACCACCGGCGCCCTGCGCAACGCGGGCCTCGACGCGGCGGCCGGCCGGTACGTCCTCGTCCTCACCCCCGGTGAGCGCCTCCACCGCCACGCCTGCCGCAACCTCTGGCAGGCGGGTGAGCGCAGCCGCGCCGACCTGGTGGCCGGGCGGTGGAGCCGGGCCGTGGGCGAGGGCGGCAAGGAGCAGGAGCCGCCGTGGCAGGACGAGCTGTACGCCCGCTCCCGTACCGTCCCGCGTTTCACCGACGCGCCCCAACTCGTGGTCAGGGACGCCCTGGTGACCGGGTTCTGTCTGCGCCGCGAGGCTGCCCGGCGCCATGGGCTGCGGTACGAGGAGGACCTGGCGCACGGCGAGATCCTGTTCGGCCCGCTGGCCGCCGCAGCCGTGGGCCGGATCACCCTCGTCCGGCGGCTGATCGTGACCGGCCGGGCCGTCCCCGACCGGGCCCGCGACCTCACCGCCCTGGTGGAGGCCCACCGCCGGGTCGCCAACACCCTCGACGCGCAAGGACTTCCGGCGCTGAGCGAGGAGCGGGAGCGGGCCTTCGTGCGCGACCACCTGGTGCCGCTGGCCCGCGCCTTCCCCCGGCTCCCCGCCGCCCGCCGCACCCGGACCGCCGCCACGGCCGCCCGCGTCCTGACCGCGCCCGTGCCGGACGGACTGCCGCCGCTGGAGCGGGTCGCGGCCACTCTGCTGGCCCGGGGCGACGCGGAGGGCGTCCTGACGGCGGCGTACGCGCTGAGCCGTCCCGCGACCGTCTGCGCCCCGGTCGTCGGGGGCGAGGACGGGCGGGTGGAGTGGGACGACCGCTGTCCTGTGGACGTCAGCGAACTGGGGCACCGGTACCGGGTGTTCGGTGAGGCCCGGCTGATGAACAGGCTCACCCGCTGCACCGCCGAGGAGGGCAGGCTGCTGCTGGAGGGCCGCCTCGTGCTGCCCCCGCACGGCGCCCCGGACACCCCCTTCACCGCCACCCTGGAGTTCCGGGCCCGGGGCGGGGCGCGCGCCGTCGCGTTCCCGGTGGACGACGTCTGCCGCGACGGGAACGGGATCACTTGGGGGGCGCGCGCCGATGTCACCCGCCTCCTGCGCCCCGTCGGCATCCGCGACACGGCCTGGGACGCGCGGCTGATCGTGGCGGCGGGAGGGGTCCGGTCCGTCAGTGATCTCTTCGGCCCGCAGGACGTGGTGGGGGGCGCGGTCCGGTTCGCCGCCCGGCCCCGGCTCGGGCGGCTCGCCGGGGACACCTGGGAGCCCTACATCACCCTCAAGGACCACCTGGCCCTCCGCCTCACCGCCCGCCGCAGCCCGGCCCGGACCGCCCACCGCCTGGTCCGCTACGCCACCCACTTCCGCCCCGCCCGCCAGGCCAGGCTCCTCACCCGCGCCCTGCGCAGGCGGCTGGACCGCTACCGCTCCCGGTCCTTCAAGGCGACCGCCTACAACGCCTGGCTCACCCGGCTCCCCGTCCGCCGGGGTTCCGTCGTCTTCGAGAGCCACATGGGCCGCTGCTACGGCGACAGCCCGCGCGCCCTCCACGAGGAGATCCGCCGCCAGGGGCTGAGGCTCCGCTCCACCTGGTCCTACGACACCTCCCCGGACGGCTTCCCGGCCGACGCCCGCCTCGTACGCCGCTGGTCCTGGCGGTACCTCTGGGCGCTGGCCCGCGCCGAGTTCTGGGTCGACAACCAGGGCTTCCCGCAACACCTGCGCAAGCCCGCCCGCACCACCTACCTCCAGACCTGGCACGGCTCGGCGTACAAGAGGATGGGCTTCGACGAGACCCGCGTACGCCTTCAGAACGCCCCCCAGCGCGAACGCCTCCAGCAGGCCGTCCACCGCTTCGACCACTTCCTCGTCCGCTCCGAGCACGACGTGAACACCCTCGCCCGCGCCTACCGCCTCCCCGAGGAGCGGCTGCTGCGCACCGGCTACCCGCGCAACGACGCCCTGGCCGCCGAGCGCACCCGGGCCGAGAGCGAGGGCCGGCTGCCACGGCCGCCGCTGGCCGGGGCGCTGGGGCTGGACGACCACAAGAAGGTGGTGCTGTACGCGCCGACGTTCCGGGGCGGCCCGGCGGCGGGCGGAAAGCAGACCAGGCGCCGACTCCTGCTGGACGTCAGGGAGTTCGCCGAACGGTTCGGGGACACGCACACCCTCCTCGTCCGGGCGCACTACCTGGAGGCCGCCCGGCTCCCCGTCTGCCCGCCCGGCACGGTGATCGACGTCTCGCGCCACCACGACGTCAGCGAGATCCTCGCCCTGGCCGACGTCCTGGTCACCGACTACTCCTCGATCATGTTCGACTTCGCGCTGCTGGACCGGCCCGTCGTCCTGTACGCCCCCGACCTCGACACGTACGCCGCCGAGCGCGGCAGCTACTTCGACCTGCGGGAGAGGGCACCGGGCCCGGTGACCGCGACACAGGAGGAACTCTTCGCGGAGATCGCCGAGTTGAAGAAGTCCGACATCCGGCACGCCTCCCATCGGGCCGCTTTCGCCGCGGAGTTCGGCGCCTACGACCGGGGGGACGCGGCCCGCCAGGTCGTCGCCGCGGTGTTCGCCCGGCAGGGCGCCTCCCGTACCACCGACCACCACCACCGCCCGGGGGCCGGCCGATGA
- a CDS encoding bifunctional glycosyltransferase/CDP-glycerol:glycerophosphate glycerophosphotransferase: protein MAPRLTVVVPLYNVEEYLGACLTSLAEQTMADLEVVLVDDGSTDNGPVVAAEFADSDPRFRLIRQQNAGLGAARNAGVREADPAAEFLTFVDSDDIVPPGAYERMLAELDTSGSDFATGNVLRLRANGALEQSPMFRKPMEKARPATHVTRDWILLGDRIACNKVFRRTFWDEHAFAFPTGVLYEDIAVVLPAHFLARSVDVVEEPVYHWRDRDGSITTRRAVPQGIRDRVTAVTTVSDFLAGRPGLAEARRRYDAHVLSGDLWLFIEALPEGDEEFHEAFLDHAGAFAATVDPAVFAGLPLDLRVKWQLIRERRIAELLALLGEEKGDRDAFHVRGLLRPRAHHPAVRDPLPPAATALTPADLPVHAHLTEAVWRDGLLRLTGYAYVRNAPGGPPRLGWLRSGKRLVPLRLRSTDGTGGDEATARSGRSLHRYAHAGFEAVIDPRAIATKSKSKSMGKAGRTTWKLESVLFGAGRLRRGPMRLTGTPAPPAALYTDERTRVVPVLSGNKLELRTERIAALLTGHSVTDGSLHLEVKVLDDDGPVALRLTEWRTKDIQEFALRGSLGSRAAEIPLSAFRGRDEVWGVQLVGGKDRLTVAARTDAEDGRFPLPGGRELYAAPNPSGDLVLTDRAVQPVVTSAAWAEGGELVLEGAFPEPSGTIGELILRHSGHHEEAVLACELEEGGGFRAVVSPAAVDGPGGPLPPAEGRWYLFLREPGERDPDAYRPLRLATQLHADLPLQRELSGRTFTLQRRHHDRLVLESGSALPVGEQGPYGQRVQRERYAGLRAADRGQLRPAALYSSFDGRQHSDSPRAIHRELAARAPDIEHLWVVRDQQAAVPEGVRAIALHSAEWYEALARSRWVVTNTHLPQWFERAEGQCVVQTWHGTPLKRIGRDLAGTPHADAAYMASMEHRSAQWSLLVSPNSFSTPVLRRAFGYSGEVLECGYPRNDLLYAPDRAKVATAVRERLAIPEGRRVILYAPTWREDRPRRAGRYDADLQLDLDQAREALGGDRVLLVRRHYLVGGSVPDTDFVRDVSRHPDVAELLLISDVLVTDYSSIMFDFAQTGRPMLFHTHDLAHYRDTLRGFCFDFEHRAPGPLIPDSAGVVAALRDPEAAVAGHAGAYERFREAFCDLDDGSAAARVVDRMLKEGPGPEGESRTEDASGAEGVQA, encoded by the coding sequence ATGGCACCCCGTCTCACCGTCGTCGTCCCCCTCTACAACGTCGAGGAGTACCTCGGTGCCTGCTTGACCTCGCTCGCCGAACAGACCATGGCGGACCTGGAGGTCGTCCTCGTCGACGACGGCTCCACCGACAACGGGCCCGTCGTGGCAGCGGAGTTCGCCGACAGCGACCCCCGCTTCCGGCTGATCCGGCAGCAGAACGCCGGGCTCGGCGCGGCCCGTAACGCCGGTGTGCGCGAGGCGGACCCCGCCGCGGAGTTCCTCACGTTCGTCGACAGCGACGACATCGTCCCTCCGGGCGCGTACGAGCGCATGCTCGCCGAACTCGACACCTCAGGCTCCGACTTCGCGACCGGCAACGTACTGCGGCTGCGGGCGAACGGGGCGCTGGAACAGTCCCCGATGTTCCGCAAGCCGATGGAGAAGGCCCGGCCGGCCACCCACGTCACCCGCGACTGGATCCTGCTGGGCGACCGCATCGCCTGCAACAAGGTGTTCCGCCGCACCTTCTGGGACGAGCACGCCTTCGCCTTCCCGACGGGCGTGCTCTACGAGGACATCGCCGTCGTCCTGCCCGCCCACTTCCTGGCCCGCTCGGTCGACGTCGTCGAGGAGCCCGTCTACCACTGGCGCGACCGCGACGGGTCGATCACCACCCGCCGGGCCGTCCCCCAGGGCATCCGCGACCGGGTCACCGCCGTCACCACCGTCAGCGACTTCCTCGCCGGCCGCCCCGGCCTGGCCGAGGCCAGGCGGCGCTACGACGCGCACGTGCTCTCCGGCGACCTGTGGCTGTTCATCGAGGCGCTGCCGGAGGGGGACGAGGAGTTCCACGAGGCCTTCCTCGATCACGCGGGGGCCTTCGCCGCCACCGTCGATCCGGCCGTCTTCGCCGGCCTGCCGCTGGATCTGCGGGTCAAGTGGCAGCTGATCCGCGAGCGCCGGATCGCCGAACTCCTCGCGCTGCTCGGCGAGGAGAAGGGCGACCGCGACGCCTTCCACGTACGCGGCCTCCTCCGTCCCCGCGCCCACCACCCCGCCGTCCGCGACCCGCTGCCGCCCGCCGCGACCGCGCTCACCCCCGCCGACCTCCCCGTGCACGCCCACCTCACCGAGGCCGTGTGGCGGGACGGGCTGCTGCGGCTGACCGGGTACGCCTACGTACGCAACGCCCCCGGCGGGCCGCCCCGGCTCGGCTGGCTGCGGTCCGGGAAGCGGCTGGTCCCGCTGCGCCTGCGGTCCACCGACGGCACCGGTGGCGACGAGGCGACCGCCCGCTCCGGACGCTCCCTGCACCGGTACGCGCACGCCGGGTTCGAGGCGGTCATCGACCCGCGCGCCATCGCCACCAAGAGCAAGAGCAAGAGCATGGGCAAGGCCGGGCGTACGACATGGAAGCTGGAGTCCGTCCTGTTCGGCGCGGGCCGCCTCCGCCGGGGCCCGATGCGGCTCACCGGCACCCCGGCCCCGCCCGCCGCCCTGTACACGGACGAGCGGACCCGGGTCGTCCCCGTCCTCTCCGGCAACAAGCTGGAGCTGCGCACCGAGCGGATCGCGGCCCTCCTGACCGGCCACTCGGTCACCGACGGCTCCCTCCACCTGGAGGTGAAGGTCCTCGACGACGACGGGCCGGTGGCTCTGCGGCTGACCGAGTGGCGCACCAAGGACATCCAGGAGTTCGCGCTGCGCGGCTCCCTGGGGTCCCGTGCCGCCGAGATCCCGCTCAGTGCGTTCCGTGGCAGGGACGAGGTCTGGGGCGTACAACTGGTGGGCGGAAAAGACCGGTTGACCGTGGCCGCCCGGACGGACGCCGAGGACGGCCGCTTCCCGCTCCCCGGCGGACGCGAGCTGTACGCGGCCCCGAACCCGTCCGGCGACCTCGTCCTCACCGACCGGGCCGTACAGCCCGTCGTCACCTCCGCGGCGTGGGCCGAGGGCGGGGAGCTGGTCCTCGAAGGGGCGTTTCCGGAGCCGTCCGGGACCATCGGCGAGCTGATCCTGCGGCACAGCGGCCACCATGAAGAGGCTGTTCTCGCGTGTGAGCTGGAGGAGGGGGGCGGCTTCCGGGCGGTCGTCAGCCCCGCCGCCGTCGATGGTCCCGGCGGGCCGCTGCCGCCGGCCGAGGGGCGCTGGTACCTCTTCCTCCGTGAGCCGGGCGAACGCGACCCCGACGCGTACCGGCCCCTGCGCCTGGCCACCCAGCTCCACGCGGACCTGCCGCTTCAACGGGAGCTGAGCGGCAGGACGTTCACCCTCCAGCGCCGCCACCACGACCGGCTCGTCCTGGAGTCCGGCAGCGCCCTCCCGGTCGGCGAACAGGGACCGTATGGGCAGCGCGTCCAGCGCGAGCGGTACGCCGGACTCCGCGCCGCCGACCGTGGCCAACTGCGCCCGGCCGCCCTCTACTCCAGCTTCGACGGCCGCCAGCACTCCGACTCGCCCCGCGCGATCCACCGCGAACTGGCCGCCCGCGCACCGGACATCGAACACCTCTGGGTCGTCCGCGACCAGCAGGCGGCCGTGCCCGAGGGCGTCCGCGCCATCGCCCTGCACAGCGCCGAGTGGTACGAGGCGCTCGCCCGGAGCCGCTGGGTCGTCACCAACACCCATCTGCCGCAGTGGTTCGAGCGGGCCGAGGGGCAGTGCGTCGTCCAGACCTGGCACGGCACCCCGCTCAAGCGCATCGGCCGGGACCTCGCGGGCACCCCGCACGCGGACGCCGCCTACATGGCCTCCATGGAGCACCGGTCCGCCCAGTGGAGCCTGCTCGTCTCCCCGAACAGCTTCTCCACCCCGGTCCTGCGCCGCGCCTTCGGCTACTCGGGCGAGGTGCTGGAGTGCGGCTACCCGCGCAACGACCTGCTGTACGCGCCCGACCGGGCCAAGGTCGCCACCGCCGTACGGGAGCGGCTCGCGATCCCCGAGGGGCGGCGGGTGATCCTGTATGCCCCCACCTGGCGCGAGGACCGGCCACGGCGGGCCGGGCGGTACGACGCCGACCTCCAACTCGACCTGGACCAGGCCCGCGAGGCCCTCGGCGGTGACCGTGTCCTCCTGGTGCGCCGCCACTACCTGGTCGGCGGCAGCGTCCCCGACACCGACTTCGTCCGGGACGTCTCGCGCCACCCGGACGTCGCCGAACTGCTGCTGATCAGCGATGTCCTGGTCACCGACTACTCCTCGATCATGTTCGACTTCGCGCAGACCGGCCGCCCGATGCTCTTCCACACCCACGACCTGGCGCACTACCGGGACACCCTGCGCGGCTTCTGCTTCGACTTCGAGCACCGCGCCCCCGGGCCCCTGATCCCCGACTCCGCCGGTGTCGTGGCCGCCCTGCGCGATCCGGAGGCCGCCGTCGCCGGGCACGCGGGGGCGTACGAGCGGTTCCGGGAGGCGTTCTGCGATCTGGACGACGGGAGCGCGGCGGCGCGGGTAGTCGACCGGATGCTCAAGGAGGGCCCGGGGCCCGAGGGCGAGTCCCGGACCGAAGACGCCTCGGGGGCCGAGGGGGTGCAGGCATGA
- a CDS encoding TylF/MycF/NovP-related O-methyltransferase, with protein MRHKPRVLSGSMAWRNAVNGVLQQLTGYQLRRVTVPAARTAPAESLAASTPAPAPPKPEAKGPEAEKSPAKKPSPAFPEDYDDEARDIIRAVKPYSMTSPERLNAFILATRYIARHDIPGSIVECGVWRGGSMQACARTLLSAGETERELYLFDTYEGMTPPTAEDLRRDGRPAQELLDAQGKDRPIWAVASLEDVQAGFENVPYPKERVHYVQGRVEDTVPEQAPEQIAILRLDTDWYASTKHELEHLYSRLVSGGVLLIDDYGYWQGSRQAVDEFLDKTGERLLLLRMDEGRIAVKP; from the coding sequence ATGCGCCACAAACCGCGCGTACTGTCCGGGTCCATGGCTTGGCGCAACGCCGTCAACGGCGTCCTTCAGCAGCTCACCGGATACCAGCTCAGGCGCGTGACGGTGCCCGCCGCCCGTACGGCCCCGGCCGAATCCCTCGCGGCCTCGACCCCCGCCCCGGCGCCCCCGAAGCCGGAGGCGAAGGGGCCCGAGGCGGAGAAGTCCCCCGCGAAGAAGCCCTCCCCGGCCTTCCCGGAGGACTACGACGACGAGGCCAGGGACATCATCCGGGCGGTCAAGCCGTACTCGATGACCTCGCCGGAGCGGCTCAACGCCTTCATCCTCGCCACCCGGTACATCGCCCGGCACGACATCCCGGGCTCCATCGTCGAGTGCGGCGTCTGGCGCGGCGGCTCCATGCAGGCCTGCGCCCGGACCCTGCTCTCCGCCGGGGAGACCGAGCGCGAGCTGTACCTCTTCGACACGTACGAGGGCATGACCCCGCCCACCGCCGAGGACCTGCGGCGCGACGGCCGCCCGGCACAGGAGCTGCTGGACGCCCAGGGCAAGGACCGGCCGATCTGGGCGGTCGCCTCGCTGGAGGACGTGCAGGCCGGGTTCGAGAACGTCCCGTACCCGAAGGAGCGCGTCCACTACGTGCAGGGGCGGGTCGAGGACACGGTCCCGGAGCAGGCGCCCGAGCAGATCGCGATCCTGCGCCTGGACACCGACTGGTACGCCTCCACCAAGCACGAGTTGGAGCACCTCTACTCCCGGCTGGTCAGCGGCGGTGTGCTGCTGATCGACGACTACGGCTACTGGCAGGGATCGCGCCAGGCCGTCGACGAGTTCCTCGACAAGACCGGTGAGCGGCTGTTGCTGCTGCGCATGGACGAGGGCCGCATCGCCGTCAAGCCCTGA